One Sphingomonas sp. SUN039 genomic window carries:
- a CDS encoding LysE family translocator: MNIAGFALAVLLIELTPGPNMAWLAGLAATEGWRRGLAAVVGVALGLSTNGVLAALGLAALLQAAPQLWIWLRLAGAAMMVWLAIEAWRGAEKAARVAGPDTSAWRAFATGALINLLNPKAYIFFIVVAPQFMGGAQLTLSSALLLCLVSVTIATVIHLAIVFAGSRAHSWLNDPRRTATVRRGFALVMLGVAASFLLADLGA; encoded by the coding sequence GTGAACATAGCCGGATTTGCCCTCGCCGTGCTGTTGATCGAGCTGACGCCCGGTCCGAACATGGCATGGCTCGCCGGCCTTGCCGCGACCGAAGGGTGGCGGCGGGGGCTGGCGGCGGTCGTTGGCGTGGCCCTCGGCTTGTCGACCAATGGCGTGCTGGCGGCGCTCGGGCTGGCGGCACTGCTGCAGGCCGCGCCGCAGCTGTGGATCTGGCTGCGGCTTGCAGGCGCGGCGATGATGGTGTGGCTGGCGATCGAGGCGTGGCGCGGCGCGGAGAAGGCGGCAAGGGTGGCCGGGCCCGACACTTCGGCATGGCGCGCCTTTGCCACCGGTGCGCTGATCAACCTGCTCAACCCCAAGGCCTATATCTTCTTCATCGTCGTCGCGCCGCAATTTATGGGCGGTGCACAGCTGACCTTGTCAAGCGCGCTGCTGCTGTGCCTGGTCAGCGTGACCATCGCGACAGTCATCCATCTGGCGATCGTCTTTGCGGGAAGCCGCGCGCATAGCTGGCTGAACGACCCGCGCCGGACAGCAACTGTGCGACGCGGCTTTGCGCTGGTCATGCTCGGCGTGGCAGCGTCATTCCTGCTTGCCGATCTGGGTGCATGA
- a CDS encoding glutathione S-transferase family protein, translating into MIVHGSSISPFVRKVLVFAAEKGLACENRPTGLGPKSDEFMAISPFGKIPAFEDGDYKLCDSSAIVHYVDAAYAATPLIPADPKDRGRAVWFDEYADTIMFAAFAPIFWNRALAPRLKMPFDEALAAKAEAEAVPPVLAYLESIAPEAGAYLIGDSLSLADIAVCCPLVNGSYAGLTVDADKYPRAAAYTAAILARPSFATLIAADKAMMGF; encoded by the coding sequence ATGATCGTCCACGGCAGCAGCATTTCGCCCTTCGTCCGCAAGGTTCTGGTCTTTGCCGCCGAGAAGGGGCTGGCGTGCGAGAACAGGCCGACTGGCCTCGGCCCGAAGTCCGACGAATTCATGGCGATCAGTCCGTTCGGCAAAATTCCGGCGTTCGAGGATGGCGATTACAAATTGTGCGATTCGAGTGCGATCGTGCACTATGTCGACGCGGCCTATGCTGCGACGCCGTTGATCCCCGCCGACCCGAAGGATCGGGGCCGGGCGGTGTGGTTCGACGAATATGCCGACACGATCATGTTTGCGGCGTTCGCGCCGATCTTCTGGAACCGTGCGCTCGCGCCGCGGCTGAAGATGCCGTTCGACGAGGCGCTGGCCGCCAAGGCTGAGGCCGAAGCGGTGCCGCCGGTGCTGGCCTATCTGGAAAGCATCGCGCCCGAGGCGGGGGCCTATCTGATCGGCGACAGCCTGTCGCTGGCCGACATTGCGGTGTGCTGCCCGCTGGTCAACGGCAGCTATGCCGGACTGACGGTGGATGCGGACAAATACCCGCGTGCGGCGGCCTATACGGCGGCGATCCTGGCGCGCCCGAGCTTTGCGACGCTGATCGCGGCGGACAAGGCGATGATGGGGTTTTGA